A single window of Mugil cephalus isolate CIBA_MC_2020 chromosome 1, CIBA_Mcephalus_1.1, whole genome shotgun sequence DNA harbors:
- the htr6 gene encoding 5-hydroxytryptamine receptor 6: protein MADSHLSASVGSYNSSYLTTSAWNITGSGPWLLAFMLTGIILMTICGNTLLIALVFAHRSLRCTSNCFLVSLFFSDLMVALVVMPPAMLNVLCGAWVLWPAFCPVWLCFDVMCCSASILNLCVISLDRYLFIISPLRYKQRMTPPRALLLVGAAWGLAALASFLPIEMKWHSLGHSSVPGVTVNNSSSYYDKLYPESYFQLSPSGGLSFQCRLRVTLPFALVASVLTFFLPSTAICFTYCRILLAARRQAKRVAALSHPPHPHPSLGEPSRPPSPGLAAGQAQQDGDDCSHQEPLVSQQNVPPSVNSERHLAHRQGRRALKASLTLGVLLGLFFSAWLPFFITNMAQAVCECVPLALFDAITWLGYCNSTMNPIIYPLFMRDFKRALGKLLPCCSSRSPRRPSPALSLSLRNSGEPNIASSPPSPMASDPTHPPATATDAVNLLDAEHAGIELPLLLPNQVDTLD from the exons ATGGCTGACTCTCATTTGTCTGCCTCCGTAGGAAGCTACAACAGCAGCTATCTCACCACCAGTGCTTGGAACATCACTGGGAGCGGCCCATGGTTGTTGGCCTTCATGCTGACCGGTATCATCCTCATGACAATCTGTGGTAACACGTTGCTCATTGCCTTGGTGTTTGCCCATCGTTCTTTGCGCTGCACCTCCAACTGTTTCCTGGtgtctctgttcttttctgACCTGATGGTGGCTTTGGTGGTCATGCCCCCAGCCATGCTCAATGTGCTGTGTGGGGCCTGGGTGCTGTGGCCCGCTTTCTGTCCGGTTTGGCTTTGCTTTGATGTCATGTGCTGCAGTGCGTCCATCCTTAACCTGTGTGTGATAAGCCTAGACCGGTACCTCTTCATTATCTCCCCGCTGCGCTACAAGCAGAGGATGACCCCACCTCGAGCGTTACTCCTAGTAGGAGCTGCTTGGGGGTTGGCAGCGTTGGCCTCCTTCCTGCCCATTGAGATGAAATGGCACAGTTTAGGACACTCGTCAGTTCCTGGAGTCACCGTTAATAACAGCAGCTCATACTACGACAAACTGTACCCTGAATCCTACTTTCAGCTGTCGCCATCAGGAGGTCTTTCCTTTCAGTGCCGTCTACGGGTCACCCTGCCCTTTGCTCTGGTGGCATCTGTTCTTACCTTCTTTTTGCCCTCTACCGCCATTTGCTTCACCTACTGTCGAATCCTCCTGGCAGCACGGAGGCAGGCCAAGAGGGTCGCAGCACTGAgccaccctcctcaccctcatcccTCTCTAGGAGAACCTTCCCGGCCTCCATCACCAGGGCTTGCTGCAGGTCAAGCTCAGCAGGATGGAGATGACTGCAGTCACCAAGAGCCTTTGGTGTCACAACAAAATGTACCG CCGTCGGTGAACAGTGAGCGCCACCTGGCTCACAGACAAGGTCGGAGGGCACTGAAGGCCAGCCTCACTCTGGGAGTCCTCCTGGGACTCTTCTTCAGTGCTTGGCTACCCTTTTTCATCACCAACATGGCTCAG GCAGTGTGCGAGTGCGTTCCTCTTGCGCTCTTCGATGCCATCACCTGGCTGGGCTACTGCAACAGCACAATGAACCCCATCATTTACCCGCTGTTCATGCGAGATTTTAAGCGAGCTCTGGGGAAGCTCCTGCCCTGCTGTTCCTCTCGTTCACCCAGAAGACCCTCGCCagctctttccctctctctgcgcAACTCAGGAGAGCCCAACATCGCTAGCAGCCCCCCCTCACCCATGGCTTCCGACCCCACACACCCGCCTGCCACTGCCACCGATGCCGTCAACCTGCTGGATGCCGAGCACGCTGGGATCGAGCTGCCTCTGCTTCTGCCCAATCAGGTCGACACCTTGGACTga
- the micos10 gene encoding MICOS complex subunit MIC10 codes for MSEKELGKKWDRCLADCAIKLGTGLGLGIVFSVLFFKRHTWPISFGSGAGLGMAYANCQNDLRSHYLQHRSEKEQ; via the exons ATGTCTGAGAAGGAGCTGGGAAAAAAGTGGGACCGGTGCCTGGCAGACTGTGCTATTAAACTAG GTACTGGCCTGGGGTTAGggattgtgttttctgttctgttcttcaaAC GGCACACGTGGCCCATTTCATTTGGGTCGGGAGCGGGACTTGGCATGGCGTATGCCAACTGCCAGAATGACCTGAGGTCACATTATCTGCAACACAGAAGCGAAAAG GAGCAATAA
- the sike1 gene encoding suppressor of IKBKE 1 isoform X1, with protein MACTLEKLLGDARTLLERLKEHDTAAEGLIEQSGALSERVHSMREVGNALPDKHIEDSSEIQELTKYKPHVLLTQENTQIKELQQENKELWLSLEEHQYALELIMGRYRKQMLQLMMAKKELDTKPVLSLHEDHAKEVQSQLERICEMGQVMRRAVQVDDQHYCSVRERLAQLEIENKELRDLLVISKSSVKTAREETSHPAADAAEEQSSQPDSDE; from the exons ATGGCCTGCACTTTAGAAAAACTGTTGGGCGACGCTCGGACCCTTCTCGAGAGGCTGAAAGAGCACGACACGGCCGCCGAGGGTCTCATAGAGCAGTCCGGGGCCCTCAGCGAGAGAGTCCATAGTATGAGAGAAGTGGGAAATGCCCTTCCCGACAAG CACATAGAAGACAGTTCAGAGATTCAGGAGCTCACGAAATACAAGCCACATGTCCTTCTGACTCAGGAAAACACTCAAATCAAGGAACTACAACAGGAGAACAAAG AACTATGGTTGTCTCTTGAAGAACACCAGTACGCACTAGAGTTGATCATGGGTCGGTACCGCAAGCAGATGCTCCAGCTAATGATGGCGAAGAAGGAGCTAGACACCAAACCTGTGCTCAGCCTCCACGAGGACCACGCCAAA GAAGTGCAGAGCCAGCTGGAGCGGATATGCGAGATGGGCCAAGTGATGAGAAGAGCAGTGCAAGTGGATGATCAGCACTACTGCTCTGTTCGAGAAAGGCTCGCTCAGCTAGAG ATTGAGAACAAGGAGCTGCGAGACCTCTTGGTCATCAGCAAAAGCTCTGTGAAGACAGCGAGAGAAGAAACCAGCCACccagcagcagatgcagcagaagaaCAGTCTTCTCAGCCAGACTCCGACGAGTGA
- the sike1 gene encoding suppressor of IKBKE 1 isoform X2, with translation MREVGNALPDKHIEDSSEIQELTKYKPHVLLTQENTQIKELQQENKELWLSLEEHQYALELIMGRYRKQMLQLMMAKKELDTKPVLSLHEDHAKEVQSQLERICEMGQVMRRAVQVDDQHYCSVRERLAQLEIENKELRDLLVISKSSVKTAREETSHPAADAAEEQSSQPDSDE, from the exons ATGAGAGAAGTGGGAAATGCCCTTCCCGACAAG CACATAGAAGACAGTTCAGAGATTCAGGAGCTCACGAAATACAAGCCACATGTCCTTCTGACTCAGGAAAACACTCAAATCAAGGAACTACAACAGGAGAACAAAG AACTATGGTTGTCTCTTGAAGAACACCAGTACGCACTAGAGTTGATCATGGGTCGGTACCGCAAGCAGATGCTCCAGCTAATGATGGCGAAGAAGGAGCTAGACACCAAACCTGTGCTCAGCCTCCACGAGGACCACGCCAAA GAAGTGCAGAGCCAGCTGGAGCGGATATGCGAGATGGGCCAAGTGATGAGAAGAGCAGTGCAAGTGGATGATCAGCACTACTGCTCTGTTCGAGAAAGGCTCGCTCAGCTAGAG ATTGAGAACAAGGAGCTGCGAGACCTCTTGGTCATCAGCAAAAGCTCTGTGAAGACAGCGAGAGAAGAAACCAGCCACccagcagcagatgcagcagaagaaCAGTCTTCTCAGCCAGACTCCGACGAGTGA